In the genome of Streptomyces pactum, one region contains:
- a CDS encoding ubiquitin-like protein Pup: MATKDTGGGQQKATRSTEEVEEQAQDAQAAEDLKERQEKLSDDVDSMLDEIDDVLEENAEDFVRSFVQKGGE; this comes from the coding sequence ATGGCGACCAAGGACACCGGCGGCGGACAGCAGAAGGCGACGCGCTCCACCGAGGAGGTGGAGGAGCAGGCGCAGGACGCGCAGGCTGCCGAGGACCTCAAGGAGCGGCAGGAGAAGCTGTCCGACGACGTGGATTCCATGCTGGACGAGATCGACGACGTCCTGGAGGAGAACGCCGAGGACTTCGTCCGGAGCTTCGTGCAGAAGGGCGGCGAGTAA
- a CDS encoding helix-turn-helix transcriptional regulator, translating into MAGNAIDQTRRMLSLVTYLRERPGARVSDVARAFGITEDELIADLDVLPMCGTSFRGGDLLDIDTDGEHIWWHNPDATGTSAGEPLRLAADEATALLVAARAVATLPGLREGDRDALLRATAKLEAAAGEAAGASSRLSVIFESEGGVFADVDRAIAERRRLWIRYYSPARDELTEREIDPIRLFAVGHTYVEAWCRRTEARRTFRLDRVAEIKLLDEPSDPPPIELRDLADLSAGLVQTAAEDPEVIIEVGPGGRWVAEYYPYEGAEELPDGGLRITLRTSDPGSLRRLALRLGRDGRIVSPPELAESARDAARQALAAYGE; encoded by the coding sequence ATGGCCGGCAATGCCATTGACCAGACCCGCAGGATGCTCTCCCTGGTCACCTATCTGCGCGAACGCCCCGGTGCCCGCGTCAGCGACGTGGCCCGCGCCTTCGGTATCACCGAGGACGAACTCATCGCCGACCTCGACGTGCTGCCGATGTGCGGCACCAGCTTCCGCGGCGGCGACCTGCTGGACATCGACACCGACGGCGAGCACATCTGGTGGCACAACCCCGACGCCACCGGCACCAGCGCCGGCGAGCCGCTGCGGCTGGCCGCCGACGAGGCCACCGCGCTGCTGGTCGCCGCCCGCGCCGTCGCCACCCTGCCCGGTCTGCGCGAGGGCGACCGGGACGCGCTGCTGCGCGCCACCGCCAAGCTGGAGGCGGCGGCCGGCGAGGCGGCCGGGGCCAGCTCCCGGCTGTCGGTGATCTTCGAGTCCGAGGGCGGCGTCTTCGCCGACGTCGACCGCGCCATCGCGGAGCGCCGGCGGCTGTGGATCCGCTACTACTCCCCGGCCCGCGACGAGCTGACCGAGCGGGAGATCGACCCGATCCGGCTCTTCGCCGTGGGCCACACCTACGTGGAGGCCTGGTGCCGGCGCACCGAGGCGCGGCGGACCTTCCGGCTGGACCGGGTGGCGGAGATCAAGCTGCTGGACGAGCCCTCCGACCCGCCGCCCATCGAGCTGCGGGACCTGGCCGACCTCTCCGCCGGCCTGGTGCAGACCGCCGCCGAGGACCCCGAGGTGATCATCGAGGTCGGGCCGGGCGGACGCTGGGTGGCCGAGTACTACCCGTACGAGGGCGCCGAGGAGCTGCCCGACGGCGGCCTGCGCATCACCCTGCGCACCTCCGACCCCGGATCGCTGCGCCGGCTGGCGCTGCGCCTGGGCCGGGACGGTCGGATCGTCTCCCCGCCGGAGCTGGCGGAGAGCGCGCGGGACGCGGCGCGGCAGGCGCTCGCGGCGTACGGCGAGTGA
- a CDS encoding MFS transporter, producing the protein MATGYGDLLRTRYAARLLVGTLVGRLPNATAALAVVLFVRAEGGSYALAGGLSAVYGVGNAIGQPLLGRAVDRFGQPRVMLPAAVLSALGMVLFALTGIGSLPLAYAAMLIAGGFTPPLEGGLRALWPGVLGRQDRVHAAYALDAVAQEVMFSVGPLLVTLLVAARSESAALLIVNVLGVAGALSVVLSPPSRRWRSAPREAHWLGALRSPGLLVLLASFLFIGIALGSIAVTAVAYADRHGGGMVSSYLLSALGAGALIGGVVYGARPWAGPAEVRLRLLVAALAVGYLPLTLVPGVPGMTALALLSGVFLAPALACAFVVIDHHAPRGTVTEAFSWLVTTFVVGNAAGTAVAGPVIEGGDVAAGFAVPGAAGAVALAVLLAARRFLAPADRPPAAPAPGDVPADRPSGTPASGDVPAENDRNGAVEPGFRTGGQA; encoded by the coding sequence ATGGCCACCGGCTACGGAGATCTGCTGCGCACCCGGTACGCGGCGCGGCTGCTGGTCGGCACCCTCGTCGGCCGGCTGCCGAACGCCACCGCCGCGCTCGCCGTGGTGCTCTTCGTCCGCGCCGAGGGCGGCAGTTACGCGCTGGCCGGCGGGCTCTCGGCGGTCTACGGGGTGGGCAACGCGATCGGCCAGCCGCTGCTGGGCCGGGCGGTCGACCGCTTCGGCCAGCCGCGGGTGATGCTGCCCGCCGCCGTCCTCTCCGCGCTGGGCATGGTGCTGTTCGCGCTGACCGGCATCGGGTCGCTGCCCCTCGCCTACGCCGCCATGCTGATCGCCGGTGGCTTCACCCCGCCGCTGGAGGGCGGTCTGCGGGCGCTGTGGCCCGGGGTGCTGGGGCGCCAGGACCGGGTCCACGCCGCCTACGCGCTGGACGCGGTCGCCCAGGAGGTGATGTTCTCGGTCGGCCCGCTGCTGGTCACCCTGCTGGTCGCGGCCCGGTCCGAGAGCGCCGCCCTGCTGATCGTCAACGTGCTGGGGGTCGCCGGCGCGCTGTCGGTGGTGCTGTCGCCGCCGTCCCGCCGGTGGCGCTCGGCGCCGCGCGAGGCGCACTGGCTCGGCGCGCTCCGCTCGCCCGGGCTGCTGGTGCTGCTCGCCTCGTTCCTCTTCATCGGCATCGCGCTGGGGTCCATCGCGGTCACCGCGGTCGCCTACGCCGACCGGCACGGCGGCGGCATGGTCTCCAGCTATCTGCTCTCCGCGCTCGGGGCCGGGGCGCTGATCGGCGGTGTGGTCTACGGCGCCCGCCCGTGGGCGGGACCGGCCGAGGTGCGGCTGCGGCTGCTGGTGGCGGCCCTGGCGGTGGGGTACCTGCCGCTGACCCTGGTCCCCGGGGTGCCCGGCATGACCGCCCTGGCGCTGCTCTCCGGGGTGTTCCTCGCCCCGGCGCTGGCCTGCGCGTTCGTGGTGATCGACCACCACGCCCCGCGCGGCACCGTCACCGAGGCGTTCTCCTGGCTGGTCACCACCTTCGTGGTGGGCAACGCGGCCGGCACCGCCGTCGCCGGGCCGGTCATCGAGGGCGGTGACGTGGCGGCCGGGTTCGCGGTGCCGGGCGCGGCCGGCGCGGTCGCCCTGGCCGTGCTGCTGGCCGCCCGCCGCTTCCTCGCCCCGGCGGACCGGCCCCCCGCCGCCCCGGCACCCGGTGACGTCCCGGCGGACCGGCCGTCCGGGACCCCGGCATCCGGTGACGTCCCGGCGGAAAATGATCGAAACGGTGCCGTCGAACCCGGTTTCAGAACAGGCGGTCAGGCGTAA
- a CDS encoding helix-turn-helix transcriptional regulator: protein MAIAKAERLMNLALCLLGTRRPLTKRELRSSIEAYLEAGSAGASATAGASGSGAAATAARDEAFNRMFERDKEDLRELGLVIETVEGFDGETGYLARRDSNRLPPITFDAEEAAALSLAAKVWQQARLAGAASGALQKLRAAGMPLTEEPYGAQPPGALEPRIPAHEAAFEPLMLACRDRRPVVFDYRKSSAAQPERRQVEPWILECWRGHWYLAGWDRDRRAERVFRLSRIVGKVRSRAGAFTAEVPDHVTVRETVERWAGETATGTARIRLRAGHGYPLRARALTTRPVDDGWDELEIPYGHGLDAGLAELGHDVLVLEPAELRADVIDRLRAVAGG from the coding sequence ATGGCGATTGCCAAGGCCGAGCGGTTGATGAACCTGGCGCTGTGCCTGCTGGGGACGCGGCGTCCGCTCACCAAGCGGGAGCTGCGGTCCTCGATCGAGGCCTACCTGGAAGCGGGGTCGGCGGGCGCGTCCGCCACGGCCGGCGCGTCCGGCTCCGGGGCCGCCGCCACGGCCGCCCGGGACGAGGCCTTCAACCGCATGTTCGAGCGGGACAAGGAGGACCTGCGCGAACTCGGCCTGGTCATCGAGACGGTGGAGGGCTTCGACGGCGAGACCGGTTACCTGGCCCGCCGGGACAGCAACCGCCTGCCGCCCATCACCTTCGATGCCGAGGAGGCCGCCGCCCTCAGCCTGGCCGCCAAGGTCTGGCAGCAGGCCCGGCTGGCCGGCGCGGCGAGCGGGGCGCTGCAGAAGCTGCGCGCCGCCGGGATGCCGCTCACCGAGGAGCCGTACGGCGCCCAGCCCCCCGGCGCCCTGGAACCGCGCATCCCCGCCCACGAGGCGGCGTTCGAACCGCTGATGCTGGCCTGCCGCGACCGCCGCCCGGTGGTGTTCGACTACCGCAAGTCCAGCGCCGCCCAGCCCGAGCGCCGCCAGGTCGAGCCCTGGATCCTGGAGTGCTGGCGCGGCCACTGGTACCTGGCCGGCTGGGACCGCGACCGCCGCGCCGAGCGGGTCTTCCGCCTCTCCCGCATCGTCGGCAAGGTGCGCTCCCGGGCCGGCGCGTTCACCGCCGAGGTCCCCGACCACGTCACCGTCCGCGAGACGGTGGAGCGCTGGGCCGGCGAGACCGCCACCGGTACCGCCCGGATCCGGCTGCGGGCCGGCCACGGATACCCGCTGCGGGCCCGGGCCCTGACCACCCGTCCGGTGGACGACGGCTGGGACGAGCTGGAGATCCCGTACGGTCACGGGCTGGACGCCGGGCTGGCGGAACTGGGCCACGACGTACTCGTACTGGAACCCGCCGAACTGCGGGCCGATGTGATCGACCGGTTGCGCGCCGTCGCAGGCGGCTGA
- a CDS encoding FKBP-type peptidyl-prolyl cis-trans isomerase — translation MSIDKPEIDFPGGEPPAGLEIKDIWEGDGAVAKAGDKVSVHYVGVSFSTGEEFDASWNRGGPLQFTLGVGQVIPGWDQGVQGMKVGGRRQLIIPPHLAYGDRGAGDKIKPGETLIFVCDLVAV, via the coding sequence GTGAGCATCGACAAGCCTGAGATCGACTTCCCGGGTGGCGAGCCGCCGGCCGGCCTTGAGATCAAGGACATCTGGGAAGGCGACGGCGCGGTGGCCAAGGCCGGGGACAAGGTCTCCGTGCACTACGTCGGCGTCTCCTTCAGCACCGGCGAGGAGTTCGACGCCAGCTGGAACCGGGGCGGCCCGCTCCAGTTCACCCTCGGCGTCGGCCAGGTCATCCCGGGCTGGGACCAGGGTGTCCAGGGCATGAAGGTCGGCGGCCGTCGCCAGCTGATCATCCCGCCGCACCTGGCCTACGGGGACCGCGGCGCCGGCGACAAGATCAAGCCGGGCGAGACCCTGATCTTCGTCTGCGACCTGGTCGCCGTCTGA
- the pafA gene encoding Pup--protein ligase: protein MDRRIFGLENEYGVTCTFRGQRRLSPDEVARYLFRRVVSWGRSSNVFLRNGARLYLDVGSHPEYATPECDNVTELVTHDKAGERILEGLLVDAEKRLHEEGIAGDVYLFKNNTDSAGNSYGCHENYLVARHGEFSRLADILIPFLVTRQLICGAGKVLQTPRGAVYCVSQRAEHIWEGVSSATTRSRPIINTRDEPHADAERYRRLHVIVGDSNMSETTMLLKVGATDLVLRMIEAGTVMRDLTLENPIRAIREVSHDTTGQRKVRLASGREASALEVQQEYYEKAVDFCERRGIRTGTVERVLELWGRALEAVRTQNLDLIDTEIDWVMKYKLIERYRAKHNITMSHPRIAQIDLAYHDIHRRRGLYYLLEKRGQAARVCHDVKIFEGKSVPPQTTRARLRGDFIRRAQEQRRDFTVDWVHLKLNDQAQRTVLCKDPFRSVDDRVEKLIAGM from the coding sequence ATGGACCGCCGCATTTTCGGGCTGGAGAACGAGTACGGCGTCACATGCACGTTCAGGGGACAGCGCCGACTGTCTCCTGACGAAGTGGCGCGGTACCTCTTCCGCCGTGTCGTTTCCTGGGGCCGCAGCAGCAATGTGTTCCTGCGCAACGGCGCTCGCCTCTATCTGGACGTGGGATCGCACCCCGAATACGCAACTCCCGAGTGCGACAACGTGACCGAGCTGGTCACCCACGACAAGGCCGGTGAGCGCATCCTCGAAGGTCTCCTCGTCGATGCCGAGAAACGTCTGCACGAGGAAGGCATCGCGGGCGATGTCTACCTCTTCAAGAACAACACCGACTCGGCCGGGAACTCCTACGGCTGCCACGAGAACTACCTGGTGGCCCGGCACGGGGAGTTCTCCCGGCTGGCGGACATCCTGATCCCCTTCCTGGTGACCCGGCAGCTGATCTGCGGGGCGGGCAAGGTGCTCCAGACCCCGCGCGGCGCCGTGTACTGCGTCAGTCAGCGCGCCGAGCACATCTGGGAGGGCGTCAGCTCCGCCACCACCCGCTCCCGGCCGATCATCAACACCCGCGACGAGCCGCACGCCGACGCCGAGCGCTACCGCAGGCTCCACGTCATCGTCGGCGACTCCAACATGTCCGAGACGACCATGCTGCTCAAGGTCGGCGCCACCGACCTGGTGCTCCGCATGATCGAGGCGGGCACCGTGATGCGCGACCTCACCCTGGAGAACCCGATCCGGGCGATCCGCGAGGTCAGCCACGACACCACCGGGCAGCGCAAGGTGCGGCTGGCCAGCGGGCGGGAGGCGTCCGCCCTGGAGGTGCAGCAGGAGTACTACGAAAAGGCGGTGGATTTCTGCGAGCGCCGCGGAATCCGCACCGGAACCGTGGAGCGCGTGCTGGAACTGTGGGGCCGCGCCCTGGAAGCCGTCCGCACCCAGAACCTCGATCTCATCGACACCGAGATCGACTGGGTCATGAAATACAAGCTGATCGAGCGGTACCGCGCGAAGCACAACATCACCATGTCGCATCCGCGGATCGCCCAGATAGACCTGGCCTACCACGACATCCATCGCCGCCGCGGGCTGTATTACCTGCTGGAGAAGCGCGGACAGGCGGCACGCGTCTGCCACGACGTGAAGATCTTCGAGGGCAAGTCGGTGCCGCCGCAGACCACCCGGGCCCGGCTGCGCGGCGATTTCATCCGCCGGGCCCAGGAGCAGCGCCGGGACTTCACCGTCGACTGGGTGCACCTGAAGCTCAACGACCAGGCACAGCGCACCGTGCTGTGCAAGGACCCGTTCCGGTCGGTGGACGACCGGGTGGAGAAGCTCATCGCCGGCATGTGA
- a CDS encoding FKBP-type peptidyl-prolyl cis-trans isomerase has translation MRRRSVLLAVPAGLLALAGCGDDKSGSEKGDKASPSEPTGQTPSAPPTGKIVDGPLPELTGGTKFGEKPKVAKGPGEPSADLAVKTLIAGRGVTVAKGDYLQVNYLGQIWKTAKVFDNSYDQGKPAIFQIGTGQVIPGWDQGLVGRKAGSRVQLAIPPELGYGKQGQPQAGIKGDDTMVFVVDVIDTFGATASAQGDKVAQDNIDLPKVGDNTDGKAPSITVPKTDAPKKLVSNYVIEGDGAEVKESDSVLVQYKGVLWDGGKEFDSSYSRKQLAQFSLQQVVKGWSQGLTGKKVGSRVLVVVPPDLGYGKQEQQGIPANSTLVFSVDILAAL, from the coding sequence GTGCGCCGACGCTCCGTACTCCTTGCCGTGCCCGCCGGTCTGCTCGCGCTCGCGGGTTGCGGCGACGACAAATCCGGCTCCGAGAAGGGAGACAAGGCGTCGCCCTCCGAGCCCACCGGCCAGACCCCCTCGGCCCCGCCCACCGGCAAGATCGTGGACGGACCGCTGCCCGAGCTGACCGGCGGCACCAAGTTCGGCGAGAAGCCGAAGGTCGCCAAGGGCCCGGGGGAGCCGTCCGCCGATCTCGCCGTCAAGACGCTGATCGCCGGCCGCGGTGTCACCGTCGCCAAGGGTGACTACCTCCAGGTCAACTACCTCGGCCAGATCTGGAAGACCGCGAAGGTCTTCGACAACTCCTACGACCAGGGCAAGCCCGCGATCTTCCAGATCGGCACCGGGCAGGTCATCCCCGGCTGGGACCAGGGCCTGGTCGGCCGGAAGGCCGGCAGCCGGGTGCAGCTGGCCATCCCGCCGGAGCTGGGGTACGGCAAGCAGGGCCAGCCGCAGGCCGGCATCAAGGGGGACGACACCATGGTCTTCGTGGTGGACGTCATCGACACCTTCGGCGCCACCGCCTCGGCCCAGGGCGACAAGGTCGCCCAGGACAACATCGACCTGCCGAAGGTCGGCGACAACACCGACGGCAAGGCGCCGTCCATCACAGTCCCCAAGACCGACGCGCCGAAGAAGCTGGTGTCGAACTACGTCATCGAGGGCGACGGCGCCGAGGTCAAGGAGAGCGACTCGGTCCTGGTGCAGTACAAGGGCGTGCTCTGGGACGGCGGCAAGGAGTTCGACTCCAGCTACTCCCGCAAGCAGCTCGCCCAGTTCTCCCTCCAGCAGGTCGTCAAGGGCTGGTCGCAGGGGCTCACCGGCAAGAAGGTCGGCAGCCGGGTGCTGGTCGTCGTCCCGCCGGACCTGGGCTACGGCAAGCAGGAGCAGCAGGGCATCCCGGCCAACTCCACCCTGGTCTTCTCCGTGGACATCCTCGCGGCCCTGTAA
- the tatA gene encoding Sec-independent protein translocase subunit TatA, whose amino-acid sequence MNLRPTEIILILVVILLLFGAKKLPDMARSLGKSARILKSEAKAMKKDDEAAAGAPPAEPVQEAPKTIQAAPGDVTSSRPVTEPNRTTKS is encoded by the coding sequence ATGAACCTGAGGCCCACCGAGATCATTCTGATCCTCGTCGTCATCCTGCTGCTCTTCGGTGCCAAGAAGCTCCCGGACATGGCCCGCTCGCTCGGCAAGTCGGCCCGCATCCTCAAGAGCGAGGCCAAGGCCATGAAGAAGGACGACGAGGCCGCGGCGGGCGCACCGCCGGCCGAGCCGGTCCAGGAAGCCCCGAAGACCATCCAGGCCGCGCCCGGCGACGTGACCAGCTCGCGCCCGGTCACCGAGCCGAACCGCACCACCAAGAGCTGA
- the prcB gene encoding proteasome subunit beta, whose translation MEADIRTTGRLPAAYLTPGSSSFVDFLGRHAPELLPGGRTLPPVRGAVEAPHGTTIVAAGFPRGVVLAGDRRATMGNAIAHREVEKVFPADEYSAVGIAGTAGLAVEMVKLFQLELEHYEKVEGVQLSLEGKANRLSTMIRGSLGMAMQGLAVVPIFAGWDVDRGVGRIFSYDVTGGRFEEQGFAAVGSGSVFARGSLKKLHRPDLTERQAVTAVVQALYDAADDDSATGGPDLTRRIYPIVTVIGDDGFRRLTEAEVSDIARAVHDQRLQLPDGPRAAPL comes from the coding sequence GTGGAAGCCGATATTCGCACCACCGGGCGGCTGCCTGCCGCCTACCTCACACCGGGCTCGTCCTCGTTCGTGGACTTCCTCGGCCGGCACGCCCCGGAGCTGCTGCCCGGTGGCCGCACGCTGCCGCCGGTGCGCGGCGCGGTGGAGGCCCCGCACGGCACCACCATCGTGGCGGCCGGCTTCCCCCGCGGAGTGGTGCTCGCCGGTGACCGGCGGGCCACCATGGGCAACGCCATCGCCCACCGAGAGGTGGAGAAGGTCTTCCCGGCCGACGAGTACTCCGCGGTGGGCATCGCCGGCACAGCCGGGCTCGCGGTGGAGATGGTCAAGCTCTTCCAGCTGGAGCTGGAGCACTACGAGAAGGTGGAGGGCGTCCAGCTCTCCCTGGAGGGCAAGGCCAACCGGCTCTCCACCATGATCCGCGGCAGCCTGGGCATGGCCATGCAGGGCCTCGCCGTGGTGCCGATCTTCGCCGGCTGGGACGTGGACCGCGGCGTCGGCCGTATCTTCTCCTACGACGTGACCGGCGGCCGGTTCGAGGAGCAGGGCTTCGCGGCGGTCGGTTCCGGGTCGGTCTTCGCCCGGGGCTCCCTGAAGAAGCTCCACCGTCCGGACCTCACCGAGCGGCAGGCGGTCACCGCCGTCGTCCAGGCCCTGTACGACGCGGCCGACGACGACTCGGCCACCGGTGGCCCGGACCTGACCCGCCGGATCTACCCGATCGTCACGGTCATCGGCGACGACGGTTTCCGGCGGCTCACCGAGGCCGAGGTCTCCGACATCGCCCGGGCCGTCCACGACCAGCGGCTCCAGCTGCCCGACGGCCCCCGGGCCGCACCGCTCTGA
- the prcA gene encoding proteasome subunit alpha, with amino-acid sequence MTTPFYVSPQQAMADRAEYARKGIARGRSVVVLQYADGIVFVAENPSRALHKVSEIYDRIAFAAVGKYNEFENLRIGGVRYADLRGYTYDRGDVTARGLANVYAQTLGTIFSSAAEKPYEVELIVAEVGDGPEDDQIYRLPHDGSIVDEHGSVAVGGNADQISSYLDQRHREGMTLAEALKLAVESLTRDTGGGERSLTAEQLEVATLDRTRPQQRKFKRILGRQLARLLEPDAAETPDTAGDGADSGPDTPEPGSSGSGKDSPDAGE; translated from the coding sequence GTGACGACGCCGTTCTATGTATCGCCTCAGCAGGCCATGGCCGACCGCGCCGAGTACGCCCGGAAGGGCATCGCGCGCGGCCGCAGCGTGGTGGTGCTGCAGTACGCCGACGGCATCGTGTTCGTCGCGGAGAACCCGTCCCGTGCGCTGCACAAGGTCAGCGAGATCTACGACCGCATCGCCTTCGCCGCGGTCGGCAAGTACAACGAGTTCGAGAACCTCCGCATCGGCGGCGTCCGCTACGCCGACCTGCGGGGATACACCTACGACCGCGGCGACGTGACCGCCCGCGGGCTGGCCAACGTGTACGCGCAGACCCTGGGTACCATCTTCTCCAGCGCCGCGGAGAAGCCCTACGAGGTCGAGCTGATCGTCGCCGAGGTCGGTGACGGGCCCGAGGACGACCAGATCTACCGGCTGCCGCACGACGGTTCCATCGTGGACGAGCACGGCTCGGTGGCGGTGGGCGGCAACGCCGACCAGATCAGCAGCTACCTCGACCAGCGCCACCGGGAGGGCATGACCCTCGCCGAGGCGCTGAAGCTGGCGGTGGAGTCGCTGACCCGGGACACCGGCGGCGGCGAGCGCAGCCTCACGGCGGAGCAGCTGGAGGTCGCCACCCTCGACCGCACCCGCCCGCAGCAGCGCAAGTTCAAGCGGATCCTCGGCCGGCAGCTGGCCCGGCTGCTGGAGCCGGACGCCGCCGAGACGCCGGACACCGCCGGGGACGGCGCGGACTCCGGGCCGGACACCCCGGAGCCCGGCTCGTCCGGCTCCGGCAAGGACAGCCCGGACGCCGGCGAGTAA
- a CDS encoding LacI family DNA-binding transcriptional regulator produces MTSKDVARAAGVSQATVSLVLGGKWRGRVSERTADAVRAAAGELGYRPNLAARNLRLGRTRTVLLVVPALTTEFFARVYTGAARVAAEHGFGVVLYPSPEGVGPARDPFDSARASLDGIIASSMAAGALAGVRGGGLPLVMLDSDPSDGTAHATVNPDIAGGMREVARHLLALGHRRVTHLAADVDSWTFRVRARALAEVFAAVPGTVIRTERAALEVDEGRRAAERALSAPGTPPTALVCDDDILAAGACKAARRLGLRVPDDVSVTGFDDLALASALEPELTTVRLPAEEVGARGMAALLAVLEGRRADGDELAVELVVRGSTAPPGPAGGPAA; encoded by the coding sequence GTGACCAGCAAGGACGTGGCCCGCGCCGCCGGGGTCTCCCAGGCCACCGTCTCCCTGGTGCTGGGCGGGAAGTGGCGCGGCCGGGTCTCGGAGCGGACCGCCGACGCGGTCCGGGCCGCCGCCGGTGAACTGGGCTACCGGCCCAACCTGGCCGCCCGTAACCTGCGGCTGGGCCGGACCCGGACGGTGCTGCTCGTCGTGCCGGCGCTGACCACGGAGTTCTTCGCCCGGGTGTACACCGGGGCGGCCCGGGTCGCCGCCGAGCACGGGTTCGGGGTGGTGCTCTACCCGTCCCCGGAGGGGGTCGGTCCGGCCCGGGACCCGTTCGACTCGGCGCGGGCCTCCCTGGACGGGATCATCGCCTCCTCGATGGCCGCGGGGGCGCTGGCCGGGGTCCGGGGCGGCGGTCTGCCGCTGGTGATGCTGGACAGCGACCCGTCGGACGGCACCGCCCACGCCACGGTGAACCCCGACATCGCCGGCGGGATGCGCGAGGTCGCCCGCCATCTGCTCGCCCTCGGCCACCGCCGGGTCACCCATCTGGCCGCGGACGTGGACTCCTGGACGTTCCGGGTCCGCGCCCGGGCGCTGGCCGAGGTGTTCGCGGCGGTACCCGGCACGGTGATCCGCACCGAGCGTGCCGCTCTGGAGGTGGACGAGGGGCGCCGGGCCGCGGAGCGCGCGCTCTCCGCGCCGGGGACGCCGCCCACCGCCCTGGTCTGCGACGACGACATCCTGGCCGCCGGGGCCTGCAAGGCGGCCCGCCGGCTGGGGCTGCGGGTGCCGGACGACGTCTCGGTGACCGGGTTCGACGACCTGGCGCTGGCCTCCGCACTCGAACCGGAGCTGACCACCGTACGGCTGCCGGCCGAGGAGGTGGGGGCGCGCGGGATGGCGGCGCTGCTCGCCGTGCTGGAGGGCCGCCGGGCGGACGGCGACGAGCTGGCCGTGGAGCTGGTGGTACGGGGCTCGACCGCGCCGCCCGGGCCGGCCGGCGGTCCGGCGGCCTGA